The following proteins come from a genomic window of Dreissena polymorpha isolate Duluth1 chromosome 1, UMN_Dpol_1.0, whole genome shotgun sequence:
- the LOC127854181 gene encoding uncharacterized protein LOC127854181: MVSRSKMLPVLFILICCCTICPSKSYNCGDNPMHVFKYIVQSTGKNFEYFIKNMREDKLSDYDSLKKSYDNFLDCTRATQTGYYKRSIMRPTKSPSGSLSADLLNSYIKESTMRSQMRQIKAQEASQKLRSFRDALHKMTPILMEISNKFKKNDYQLESGDNLITDPLNEFTKNNRLESRDMSLTDSLPVVIKRRVMVSNDE, translated from the exons ATGGTGTCCAGGAGCAAGATGCTGCCTGTATTGTTCATTCTCATCTGCTGCTGTACAATATGCCCATCCAAGTCATACAACTGCGGCGACAACCCGATGCATGTCTTCAAATATATTGTGCAATCAACAG GGAAAAACTTCGAGTACTTCATCAAGAACATGAGAGAAGACAAACTTTCCGACTACGACAGTCTTAAGAAAAGTTACGACAACTTCCTGGACTGTACGAGAGCCACCCAGACCGGCTACTACAAGCGCTCAATTATGCGACCGACAAAGTCGCCTTCCGGCTCTTTGAGTGCGGACTTGCTGAACAGCTATATCAAGGAATCAACGATGCGTTCTCAAATGAGGCAAATAAAAGCCCAGGAGGCGTCGCAGAAATTGCGGTCTTTCAGAGATGCACTTCACAAAATGACACCTATCCTAATGGAGATATCGAACAAGTTTAAAAAGAACGATTATCAACTGGAGAGCGGGGATAATTTGATAACAGATCCCCTAAACGAATTTACGAAAAACAATCGCTTGGAAAGTCGTGATATGTCGCTTACAGATTCTCTCCCAGTGGTAATAAAAAGGCGAGTAATGGTATCGAATGATGAATGA